The following coding sequences are from one Capsicum annuum cultivar UCD-10X-F1 chromosome 3, UCD10Xv1.1, whole genome shotgun sequence window:
- the LOC124896609 gene encoding protein FAR-RED IMPAIRED RESPONSE 1-like: MHAFFDGYISGRSSLKQFVEQYEVALRFKYEKGLESQTSKRKHLVRPTIVSDWDMQIYGHYTCAIYDFFRVHVVRLPHCEIERHVDFNAVEGVEVYNVTDCSIQSDYHGDNFVFTVEYRPANQYIECNCKTFESEGIACCHIMRTMTFKKIRLFHDRYILRCWRRDIVRPHLSKFFPGGYPTMTDEYRVYNGIKKWLDRNCDLVLDCPIRRRT, from the coding sequence ATGCATGCCTTCTTTGATGGCTACATTAGCGGTCGAAGCTCTCTAAAGCAGTTTGTTGAGCAATATGAGGTTGCTCTCAGGTTTAAATACGAGAAGGGATTGGAGAGCCAAACCAGCAAAAGAAAACATCTTGTACGACCTACCATCGTATCCGACTGGGATATGCAGATATATGGCCACTACACCTGcgctatttatgatttctttaggGTGCATGTTGTAAGGCTACCACACTGTGAAATTGAAAGACATGTCGATTTCAATGCGGTGGAGGGAGTTGAGGTATATAACGTGACAGACTGTTCCATACAAAGTGATTATCACGGTGATAATTTTGTCTTCACCGTGGAGTACCGTCCCGCCAATCAATATATTGAATGCAATTGCAAGACCTTCGAAAGTGAAGGGATTGCGTGCTGCCACATTATGAGGACGATGACTTTCAAAAAGATTCGTCTGTTTCACGATAGATATATACTTCGCTGTTGGAGGAGAGACATAGTCCGTCCACATCTAAGTAAATTCTTTCCAGGAGGGTACCCAACAATGACAGACGAGTATCGAGTGTACAATGGGATCAAGAAATGGCTTGATAGAAACTGCGACCTCGTATTGGACTGTCCCATTAGACGCAGGACCTGA
- the LOC107864094 gene encoding FRIGIDA-like protein 4a, with protein sequence MGSLADPGELDTVAPPPSFDEFQRQTSLMTSCTLLWKELSDHFTSLEQDILKKAEALKAKITRLDEETKASLKVLEHRENSMNVSLSIALDKVVEKKRAAILALDDHDDEPDVAEVDNSTGLMLKLKCFCVKMDSRSFWNFLIMKKKDLDELRVEIPKALGDCVDPPRFVLEAISEVFPEDKRVGGNERNNDLGWACVLMLESLIPVMMDPVLGNERKLVTPSVKDKANEIAEIWKKSLDERGGIENVKTPDVHTFLQHLVTFGVVKDEDFDLYRKLVVGSAWRKQMPKLAISLGLGDKMPEMIEELISRGQQVDAVHFTYEVGLADKFPPVPLLKAFLKDAKKAAAAIMEDPNNSGRAVHFAAKKEQSAIRSVLKCIEEYKLEAEFPPDSLKKQLEQLEKPKNEKKRSPAAVPANKRTRVSNGGPMPPAKAGRSTNAYVSSFPVAPAFVRSPQHTQYPAAFPAYASPPAIYGSSRSPPYPYSPEAAPYPGTPVNYSPYGGYCNGMAPAYPQAYYR encoded by the exons ATGGGTTCCCTCGCCGATCCCGGCGAACTCGACACGGTGGCGCCGCCGCCGAGTTTCGACGAGTTCCAACGTCAAACTTCACTaatgacaagttgcacacttcttTGGAAGGAACTTTCCGACCACTTCACTTCACTTGAACAAGACATCCTTAAAAAAGCCGAAGCATTGAAAGCGAAGATAACAAGGTTGGATGAAGAGACTAAAGCTTCACTGAAAGTTCTGGAACATCGTGAGAATTCCATGAATGTTTCGCTTTCGATTGCTTTAGACAAAGTGGTCGAGAAGAAACGAGCTGCTATTTTAGCTCTAGATGATCACGATGATGAACCCGATGTTGCTGAGGTTGATAACTCTACTGGATTGATGTTGAAGTTGAAGTGTTTTTGTGTTAAGATGGATTCGAGAAGTTTCTGGAACTttctgataatgaagaagaaagaCTTGGATGAACTGCGTGTTGAAATTCCGAAAGCGTTAGGTGATTGTGTAGATCCGCCAAGGTTTGTGTTGGAAGCGATATCCGAGGTGTTCCCAGAGGATAAAAGGGTAGGAGGGAATGAGAGGAACAATGATTTGGGTTGGGCTTGTGTTTTGATGTTGGAATCGTTGATTCCTGTGATGATGGATCCTGTGTTGGGAAATGAGAGGAAATTGGTGACACCAAGTGTGAAGGATAAGGCGAATGAGATTGCAGAGATATGGAAGAAGAGTTTGGATGAAAGAGGAGGGATTGAGAATGTCAAGACACCAGATGTGCATACTTTCTTGCAGCATTTGGTGACTTTTGGAGTTGTTAAGGATGAGGATTTTGATTTGTATAGGAAGCTTGTTGTTGGATCTGCTTGGAGGAAACAGATGCCTAAACTTGCTATCTCTCTTGGACTTGGTGATAAAATGCCTG AAATGATTGAAGAGTTGATCAGCCGGGGACAGCAAGTTGATGCCGTACATTTCACTTATGAAGTTGGACTGGCAGATAAATTCCCTCCTGTTCCCCTTCTGAAAGCTTTCTTAAAGGATGCGAAAAAAGCTGCTGCTGCAATCATGGAAGATCCAAATAATTCTGGTCGAGCTGTG cattttgctgctaagaaagagcaATCAGCAATTCGTTCAGTTCTCAAATGCATTGAAGAATACAAGCTTGAAGCTGAATTTCCACCAGACAGCCTTAAGAAGCAGCTTGAGCAGTTGGAGAAGCCCAAGAATGAGAAAAAGAGGTCACCAGCAGCTGTACCAGCAAACAAAAGAACGAGAGTCAGTAATGGTGGTCCTATGCCTCCTGCTAAGGCAGGCCGTTCAACAAATGCCTATGTTTCATCTTTCCCTGTAGCTCCAGCATTTGTTAGGTCTCCACAACACACCCAATACCCTGCAGCTTTTCCAGCATATGCCTCACCACCAGCCATCTACGGTAGCAGCAGGAGCCCGCCTTATCCTTACTCCCCAGAAGCTGCTCCATATCCAGGCACCCCAGTGAACTATTCTCCATACGGAGGCTACTGCAATGGAATGGCCCCAGCTTACCCGCAAGCTTACTACCGATAG